The following is a genomic window from Paenibacillus sp. FSL R5-0766.
AAAATCTTGGCGAATCTATAAACATAGTACAAATGTACCTAGAAATTTAGAGTAAGATAGGAGAGGTGTGCCGTAGCTATGAAGCCAGCTGGAGTAGTTCGCAAAGTTGACCAATTAGGTAGGATCGTATTGCCTAAATCTTTGCGTAAAAGGTATCAAATGAATGAGGGAGATCCTGTAGAAATCTTAGTACAAGGGGACCATATTATCTTGGAGAGATATCGTCCAAAATGTATTTTCTGCGGATCCATCGAGGAAGTCAACGAGTTCAAAGAGCGTTACATATGCGCACAATGTTTAGATGAAATGACTCAGCTTCCACAACACGGATAAGAAATAACGTCATGGGGTCCATTGACCCCGTGGCGTTTTTTTTGTTTTATTCTCAATTGAATGGCATAATTGCAATTTGAAAAAAAGATAAAATACGTATACTAACGCTGGGTGTAAAGGGGTAAAACCTCATTCCACACGGCATTCAGGATGCCTTGCATATTTTCTTCCTCACTATTAATACATATGACAGCTTCCTTTGAGGGAATTATGATACACAACTGACCATAGGCACCATCGGCGCGGTAAGCGTCATGAGAACACATCCAGAACTGATACCCGTAACCTTTTCCCCAATCTCCTTCTCCAGTCGTTTCGATCTGCGGGGACGTAGCCTGTCGAATCCAATCTACAGGTACAAGCTGTGTGCCTTCCCAATGGCCCTCCTGCAGCAGTAACTGTCCAAATCGACTCAGTTCCTCATTACTTATCCAAAGACCTGCACAGCCAAGTGTTACCCCCAATGGAGAGGTTTCCCACTCTACTTCATGGATGCCAAGCGGATCAAATAACCGTGGAGTCAGGTAATCTTTCACGGTTTGGCCGGTAGCAGCCTGTAGCAAGGCTGAGATCATAAATGTATCCCCGCTGCTATATGTAAATTGTTCTCCAGGTACCCGGTCCAGAGGCAGCGACATATAATATTTCACCCAGTCCTTTTCGGTCAATGAAGCTCGTTCATCGGCCCAAAGAGGGGGAGAGTCATGGCCCGAAGACATTCGGAGAAGATCACGCAGTTTCAATTCTTGCGGCGATGGGAGATTGCGTTGTGCAACGGGTGCATGATGATAAGAGAAATAATCACCAAGTGTCGCATCCAGATGTATCAGACCTTCTTCAAGAGCAAGACCAACGGCCATACAGGTGAAGGATTTACTGATGGAATGTTGTACCCTGCGCTGATCCTTATCCCGGTCCCAATGGGCAAGCAGATGCCCTTTTTGTAATATGCGAATGGAAAAAACATTCAATTTTTGCTCTGTAATCGTATGAATGAAACCTTTAAGTTGCTCAGACATATTAACCTCCCTAATATCAGGTGAAACCTGAGTAAAATCGGTTGGTGAAACGTTTCCGTAATTCGAATGCAAAATCAGAACCCATGTTAGTATAAACCTGGTTTGGTGTCAATTAAAGTTGTAATCGCACTTACTAAATTTTCATTTTTTCGTAATAATAGTGTCTTTCGACGCAAATTTAGACTTGAAAAGGCATTTTTTCGAGAAAAAAACGCGAAATTTGTAAAAAGGTTATTGACAGGATTTACTCATCGGGCTTATGATTTATTCGAAACGATTCGAAGAAATCGCTTCCAGATTAAAATTGTTGTAATGAAGTCCATGTGAATCAACGTTGGCTATATTTTGAAACGATTCGAGAAAATCGTTTCGATAACCCATCGTAATACAAGGGAATCTACAACAGCCTGCAATCCAACGCCAGAGAAACGAATGAGTAAAGACAGCAGGCGATGATGAGAGGGGTTATATTATGGCACATATAACGATCGAAACTGGATCACCAACCTTATGCATGAATACCAGCATACATGTTGTGTCCAGTGACTCCGGAGAGACTTCAGGCGGTACACTATATCTGTTGCACGGGGCAGGCGATAATGCGAGTACCTGGCAGCGGTTAACCACAATTGAGATGTATGCAGCGCAATATGGCTGTACGATCATTATGCCGGAAGCGAATCGAAGCTATTACACCGATATGGAATACGGCCTGAATTACTTCCACTACATCACTCAGGAGTTACCTGAAATATGCAAGCGTCTGCTCAATCTGAATCCTGATCCGGAGAAAACATACGTCGCCGGTTTATCCATGGGTGGATATGGTGCACTGAAATGTGGACTAACTTATCCAGAGCGATATCGCAAAGTAGTGTCCCTATCCGGCGTAACGGATATCCAGACACGACTTCGTGATCCCCATATGCCAGCGACCATGATCAAGGAAATGAAAGCGGTTTTTGGAGAACGTTTACAGGTGAAAGCCGATCAGGATATTTACGCACTGTCGGCCAAGCTGCTCGAACAGGGTGTTCCTTTACCGGATATCCTCAGTTGCTGTGGCGATAGTGACCCCTTCGTAGAGATGAATCGCGAATATGCGAAATACATGCAGGGGACTGCCTTTGATTTTCGGTATGTGGAGACGCCGGGGGCTCATGAATGGAGATTTTGGGAGCACCACCTGAGAACGATGTTTGATTTTCTGTACAACGACAAGACCATAGTAGAGTGAGGAGATGCAATGTGAAACCTGCAGCCGAAGGACCTAGCAAAAAGCTGAAGGGAAACGTGAAGGGCAATTCGCTCTGGACTGAAATCTGGAAGCACCGAATGACATACACCCTGCTTATTCCGGGGCTTGTCTGGCTAATTCTGTTTGCCTACATGCCGATGGGTGGCCTGTCTCTGGCATTCAAAGATTACAAGGCCAACCTGGGCATCTGGGGAAGTCCATGGAGCGGATTCGAGAATTTCAAATATGTTTTCCGTGATCCAACCTTTATCGACGCAGTATGGCGTACGCTGTACATCAATATTCTGAAACTGATTATTCAGTTCCCGTTCCCGATCATTCTGGCGCTGTTGTTGAATGAATTGCGGATGCGCAGAGGAAAAAAATTGTTCCAAACCGTTCTTACGTTCCCGCACTTCCTGTCCTGGATCATCGTATCCGGGGTAGTCATCAATGTGCTGGCATATGACGGACTGGTAAACAGCGCGCTCGGATTACTCGGATTGCCAACGATTAACTTCCTGGGGTCTGAATCCAACTTTGTACCCATGTTGCTGTTGACTGATATTTGGAAATCAAGTGGATGGGGCGCGATTATATTCCTGGCTGCCATTTCCGGTATTGACCAGGATCAGTATGAATCAGCACAGATTGACGGGGCTTCCCGTATGCAACAGATGTTCAAAATTACTTTACCGAACATCCTTCCAACCATCACAATCATGTTTATTCTCTCGGTTGGTGGATTGATGTCTTCCGGATTTGACCAGATCTTCAACTTGGCAAATGCCGCTACCAAAAATGTATCGGAAGTACTCGATGTATATATCTATCGGATTACGTTCCAGTCATCTACCGATTTCTCATTCTCGACAGCGGTCAGCTTGTTCCGTTCCCTGGTGAATATGGCCTTGCTGCTTCTTGCTGACAGATTTGCCAAGTGGCTTGGCGGAGACGGTTTGTTCCGATAAGAGAGGAGGAAAAATGAGATGAGCAAGAAAGCTAACAAAAAACCGAGAATTGGTACAGAAAAAATGACACTTCTCGATTACATTATTTTTGCCGTATTACTAGTGCTTGCCCTG
Proteins encoded in this region:
- a CDS encoding alpha/beta hydrolase family protein, with amino-acid sequence MAHITIETGSPTLCMNTSIHVVSSDSGETSGGTLYLLHGAGDNASTWQRLTTIEMYAAQYGCTIIMPEANRSYYTDMEYGLNYFHYITQELPEICKRLLNLNPDPEKTYVAGLSMGGYGALKCGLTYPERYRKVVSLSGVTDIQTRLRDPHMPATMIKEMKAVFGERLQVKADQDIYALSAKLLEQGVPLPDILSCCGDSDPFVEMNREYAKYMQGTAFDFRYVETPGAHEWRFWEHHLRTMFDFLYNDKTIVE
- a CDS encoding serine hydrolase, yielding MSEQLKGFIHTITEQKLNVFSIRILQKGHLLAHWDRDKDQRRVQHSISKSFTCMAVGLALEEGLIHLDATLGDYFSYHHAPVAQRNLPSPQELKLRDLLRMSSGHDSPPLWADERASLTEKDWVKYYMSLPLDRVPGEQFTYSSGDTFMISALLQAATGQTVKDYLTPRLFDPLGIHEVEWETSPLGVTLGCAGLWISNEELSRFGQLLLQEGHWEGTQLVPVDWIRQATSPQIETTGEGDWGKGYGYQFWMCSHDAYRADGAYGQLCIIIPSKEAVICINSEEENMQGILNAVWNEVLPLYTQR
- a CDS encoding AbrB/MazE/SpoVT family DNA-binding domain-containing protein; translated protein: MKPAGVVRKVDQLGRIVLPKSLRKRYQMNEGDPVEILVQGDHIILERYRPKCIFCGSIEEVNEFKERYICAQCLDEMTQLPQHG
- a CDS encoding ABC transporter permease subunit; protein product: MKPAAEGPSKKLKGNVKGNSLWTEIWKHRMTYTLLIPGLVWLILFAYMPMGGLSLAFKDYKANLGIWGSPWSGFENFKYVFRDPTFIDAVWRTLYINILKLIIQFPFPIILALLLNELRMRRGKKLFQTVLTFPHFLSWIIVSGVVINVLAYDGLVNSALGLLGLPTINFLGSESNFVPMLLLTDIWKSSGWGAIIFLAAISGIDQDQYESAQIDGASRMQQMFKITLPNILPTITIMFILSVGGLMSSGFDQIFNLANAATKNVSEVLDVYIYRITFQSSTDFSFSTAVSLFRSLVNMALLLLADRFAKWLGGDGLFR